From Apium graveolens cultivar Ventura chromosome 9, ASM990537v1, whole genome shotgun sequence, the proteins below share one genomic window:
- the LOC141685136 gene encoding uncharacterized protein LOC141685136 yields the protein MSSNENGSLSKKDDKKSLKRQKLENRTSITGETKGTSSKKGKDANNCVTAITPIQNFTWNAPWCRLLPESGMLPTVNICKNNFVVGGTGNADLLLQSFTGDLCAIQLRQQGSKVGASVVHMDCTGVLMLSGRIIKRNSYCFLYSGHELVFPDGSAYIFQQLVHDLSSSTVNTERQVEDLSDAVCKEYIHKELLDGRDVEVSFNDFPYYLSEQTKKLLTAASYIHLKHREQPRCISVDARMNPRILLSGPAGSEIYQETLAKALANFYGAKLLTFDRHSIMAVLSETQKQVNSAEKAISLHETSENRLFKLGDRVRFIGSSVSNLPSTSFSSRGPATGWRGTVLLTFKDTLSPKIGVRFDAPVPDGVDFAGLCDRGHGYFCHAKELCQERMCEEDMYNVLIPKLFKAGFGESRSSPLIFFIKETMKSVAANAELYAIYKSSLEKLPSNVVVIASEIHTDNHMEKQCHPGGFPLTQFGSNQAANPQLVAQESFGRIHYTGKEIALATKILPELFPNKVTIYAPQDKSLLVQWKQQLYRDSLTIKMKENQNCLLAVLLRRGWECDVLETLCIKEQSLTNESAGEVVALASIHHLMQNPGANLNAKIMLSGESMQYGIGMLPLNKNESNSMKLLKEVVTENEFEKLLLDEVIWPKDIGVTFDDIGGLDNMKEMLKKLVVLPIQRPNLYGKGHLIQPCKGILLFGPPGTGKTMLAKAVASEAGANLINISMSSIMSKWFGEGEKYVKNYVKAVFTLASKITPSVIFIDESDSILGQRENQLEHETLRKVKNELMVSWDGLLKEDREGVLVLAVTNRPYDLDEAVIRRLPRRLLVDIPDATNRTKILKLILEEEDTSSDLDLDSVANMTTGYSGSDLKNLCATALPYPIEEFLEKEKTEHASAQAEGKATPALSSSPDIRPLNTDDLKKAHKQVSASVELESQNMIKIRRWNEQFGEGGSRKKKYHSYFA from the exons ATGTCCAGTAATGAAAATGGATCATTGTCTAAAAAGGACGACAAGAAATCTCTCAAACGTCAGAAG TTGGAAAATCGTACGTCAATTACGGGCGAAACTAAAG GAACTTCAAGTAAAAAAGGAAAGGATGCGAATAATTGTGTCACCGCCATAACCCCCATTCAAAATTTTACGTGGAATGCTCCTTGGTGCAGGCTTCTTCCGGAGAGTGGAATG TTACCAACTGTTAATATATGCAAAAACAACTTTGTGGTTGGGGGAACAGGGAATGCTGATCTTCTCCTTCAATCCTTCACCGGTGATCTATGCGCAATCCAGTTAAGACAG CAAGGAAGCAAGGTTGGTGCTTCTGTTGTCCACATGGATTGCACTGGAGTTTTGATGCTCAGTGGGAGGATCATTAAAAGAAACAGTTATTGTTTTTTATATTCCGGGCATGAGTTGGTTTTTCCCGATGGTTCTGCTTAT ATTTTCCAGCAGTTGGTGCACGACCTAAGCTCTTCAACGGTCAACACCGAAAGGCAAGTGGAAGACCTTTCGGATGCAGTTTGTAAAGAGTACATTCACAAGGAATTGCTTGACGGGCGTGATGTTGAGGTGTCGTTTAATGATTTTCCTTATTATTTAAG CGAACAAACAAAGAAACTGCTTACAGCAGCTTCTTATATACACCTGAAGCACAGAGAACAGCCCAGATGTATCTCTGTCGATGCTAGAATGAACCCAAGAATTCTGCTTTCTGGGCCTGCAG GATCTGAGATATACCAGGAAACGCTGGCAAAGGCGCTTGCTAATTTTTATGGTGCCAAACTGCTTACATTTGATAGGCACTCCATCATGGCT GTTTTATCTGAAACACAGAAACAAGTAAACAGTGCTGAGAAAGCAATCTCTCTCCATGAAACATCGGAGAACAGACTGTTTAAATTAG GTGACAGAGTTAGATTTATAGGTTCTTCTGTCAGCAACTTACCTTCAACATCATTTTCTTCAAG GGGCCCTGCAACTGGATGGAGAGGCACCGTTCTCTTAACCTTTAAAGACACTCTTTCACCAAAAATTGGTGTGAGATTTGATGCACCGGTCCCTGATGGTGTAGATTTTGCGGGTCTGTGTGACCGCGGTCATGGGTATTTCTGCCATG CCAAGGAGCTTTGCCAGGAAAGGATGTGCGAGGAAGATATGTATAATGTACTCATCCCCAAACTGTTCAAG GCTGGATTTGGTGAGAGCAGAAGTTCTCCtttaatttttttcataaaaGAAACAATGAAGTCTGTAGCAGCAAATGCGGAATTATATGCAATTTATAAGAGCAGTCTAGAAAAGCTACCCAGTAATGTTGTCGTAATTGCTTCAGAAATTCATACCGACAATCACATGGAAAAG CAGTGCCATCCTGGTGGGTTTCCCTTGACTCAATTTGGCAGCAACCAAGCCGCTAATCCTCAATTGGTTGCCCAG GAGAGTTTTGGACGGATACATTATACAGGGAAGGAGATTGCATTGGCAACTAAGATTCTTCCAGAACTCTTCCCCAATAAAGTGACTATTTACGCGCCTCAG GATAAATCTCTCCTTGTACAATGGAAACAACAGTTATACCGGGACTCGCTAACTATCAAAATGAAAGAAAATCAGAATTGTCTACTAGCT GTGCTTTTGCGTCGTGGGTGGGAATGTGATGTGCTTGAAACATTATGCATCAAGGAACAATCACTTACAAATGAGA GCGCTGGGGAAGTCGTAGCATTGGCTTCGATTCATCACTTAATGCAGAACCCTGGAGCGAACCTTAATGCAAAGATCATGTTGTCGGGTGAAAG CATGCAGTATGGAATAGGAATGTTACCGCTAAACAAGAATGAATCCAACAGCATGAAGTTGCTAAAG GAGGTTGTAACCGAGAATGAGTTTGAGAAGCTACTTCTTGACGAAGTAATCTGGCCCAAGGATATTGGAGTGACATTTGACGATATCGGGGGcctggataatatgaaagagatGCTGAAGAAGCTGGTGGTACTCCCCATACAGCGGCCTAATCTTTACGGCAAGGGTCACTTAATCCAG CCTTGCAAAGGTATACTTCTATTTGGGCCTCCTGGAACAGGAAAGACCATGCTAGCAAAGGCTGTGGCTAGTGAAGCTGGTGCAAACCTTATCAACATATCTATGTCAAGCATCATGTCCAAG TGGTTTGGTGAGGGTGAGAAGTATGTGAAGAATTACGTGAAAGCCGTGTTTACTCTGGCCAGTAAAATTACCCCCAGTGTTATATTTATAGATGAA TCGGACAGCATTTTAGGTCAAAGGGAAAATCAATTGGAACATGAGACTCTACGTAAAGTGAAGAATGAGTTAATGGTAAGTTGGGACGGGCTACTTAAAGAAGATAGAGAGGGAGTTCTGGTGCTAGCCGTTACAAATAGGCCTTATGATCTTGACGAGGCTGTTATAAGAAGGCTTCCTCGTAG GTTACTGGTTGATATACCAGATGCTACCAACAgaaccaaaattttaaaattgataCTGGAAGAAGAGGACACGTCTTCAGATTTGGATCTGGATTCAGTAGCAAACATGACAACCGGATATTCTGGAAGTGACCTGAAG AATTTGTGTGCGACTGCTCTACCTTACCCGATAGAAGAGTTTCTGGAAAAGGAGAAAACG GAGCATGCTTCAGCTCAAGCAGAAGGTAAAGCCACCCCAGCTCTAAGCAGTAGTCCAGATATCCGTCCTTTAAACACGGATGACTTAAAGAAAGCTCATAAACAG GTTTCTGCAAGTGTTGAATTGGAGTCTCAAAACATGATAAAGATTCGACGGTGGAATGAACAGTTTGGTGAAGGGGGTTCTAGAAAGAAAAAATATCACAGTTACTTCGCGTAG
- the LOC141682925 gene encoding cycloeucalenol cycloisomerase-like, protein MRGEKAAAVSITNSLWLAANPSKRWGEMFFLLYSPIWLTLILGIIVPYKLYEDFKELEYLIVGLVSVVPAFVLPLFVVGKADSCISLKDRYWVKANVWIIIFSYVGNYFWTHYFFTVLGASYTFPSWKMNNVPHATFFLAHVCFLFYHVASNFTLRRLQHAVVGLPEKLQWVAKAAWILAFSYFIAYLETLAISDFPYYEFVDRASMYKVGSVFYAINFIISFPMFSRMDEKPGDKWDLARVGVDALGAAMLVTILLDLWRIFLGPIVHIPNTNQCLQTGPPWFSGNAT, encoded by the exons ATGAGAG GTGAGAAAGCAGCAGCAGTTTCTATCACCAACAGTCTGTGGTTAGCTGCTAATCCAAGCAAGAGATGGGGCGAAATGTTCTTCCTCCTCTACTCTCCCATTTGGCTTACTCTTATACTTGGTATTATTGTTCCCTACAAGCTCTACGAG GATTTCAAGGAATTGGAGTACCTAATAGTTGGATTAGTTTCGGTGGTTCCTGCTTTTGTCTTACCACTGTTTGTTGTTGGAAAG GCCGATAGCTGTATTAGTTTGAAGGATCGTTACTGGGTCAAG GCTAATGTTTGGATAATTATCTTCAGCTATGTTGGGAACTATTTTTGGACCCATTATTTTTTCACAGTGTTGGGAGCTTCGTATACCTTCCCGTCATGGAAGATGAACAAT GTACCTCACGCAACTTTCTTCCTAGCACATGTGTGCTTCTTGTTCTACCACGTTGCGTCGAACTTCACGCTGCGTAGGCTACAACATGCTGTTGTTGGCTTACCTGAAAAACTGCAGTGGGTCGCCAAGGCTGCATGGATTTTGGCATTCTCTTATTTCATTGCATACCTAGAGACCTTAGCTATTTCAGAT TTCCCTTACTATGAATTCGTGGATCGGGCTTCCATGTACAAAGTTGGCTCCGTATTTTATGCAATAAATTTTATCATAAGCTTCCCCATGTTTTCAAG GATGGACGAGAAACCTGGTGATAAATGGGACTTGGCAAGAGTAGGTGTTGATGCTTTAGGTGCTGCAATGCTTGTAACAATACTACTTGACCTGTGGCGTATTTTTTTGGGTCCAATTGTTCATATTCCAAATACAAACCAATGCCTCCAAACAGGGCCACCGTGGTTTTCTGGAAACGCGACATAG
- the LOC141683856 gene encoding nucleolar protein 56-like → MSLYLLYEFASGYALFNCHGLDEIGQNTDAVRNSVTDLSRFGKVVKLVGFNPFDSALDALNQINAVSEGQMTDELQNFLEANLPKVKESKKPKFSLGVAEPKLGSHIFEVTKIPCQSNEFVLELLRGVRLHIDRFIENLKPGDLEKAQLGLGHSYSRAKVKFNVNRVDNMVIQAIFLLDTLDKDVNSFSMRVREWYSWHFPELVKIVNDNYLYAKVAKYVDNKSTLSEDKLPGLIELVEDEDKAKEIVEAAKASMGQDLSTYDLLNVKLFAQRVMDLAEYRKKLYDYLVAKMSDIAPNLAALIGEVVGARLISHAGSLTNLAKCPSSTLQILGAEKALFRALKTRGNTPKYGLIFHSSFIGRASARNKGRMARYLANKCSIASRIDCFLDKNTTAFGDKLREQVEERLDFYDKGVAPRKNIDVMKVAIGNVDNEEEDVNGATTKSSAKKSKKKKSTEMDVDEVAEAVDINGTPTKPSSKKNKKNKSKEMDVDEIPAEPSAKKSKKKKSEEMDVDEAPTEPSTKKSKKTKSKTESVGNGEEKQAAVTNGDGTGKKKKSRKSVQDS, encoded by the exons ATGTCTCTATATCTTCTCTACGAGTTTGCTTCTGGCTACGCTTTGTTTAATTGCCATGGTCTCGATGAAATCGGTCAGAACACGGATGCTGTTCGTAACTCGGTTACCGACCTGAGTCGGTTCGGTAAAGTTGTTAAACTCGTTGGGTTTAACCCGTTTGACTCGGCCCTTGATGCTTTGAATCAAATCAATGCTGTCTCTGAAG GTCAAATGACTGATGAATTGCAGAACTTTTTGGAAGCTAATCTTCCTAAAGTTAAGGAATCGAAAAAACCTAAATTTAGTTTAGGAGTAGCAGAACCCAAACTCGGTTCACATATATTTGAAGTAACAAAGATCCCCTGCCAAAGCAATGAGTTTGTTCTTGAGCTTCTTCGTGGTGTGCGCTTGCATATCGATAGGTTCATTGAGAACCTTaag CCTGGTGACTTGGAGAAGGCTCAGCTTGGTCTTGGCCATAGCTACAGCAGAGCAAAGGTCAAGTTCAATGTAAACCGAGTTGACAATATGGTTATTCAAGCAATTTTTCTACTTGATACTCTTGATAAAGATGTTAACTCCTTCTCCATGAGAGTCAG AGAGTGGTATTCTTGGCATTTCCCTGAGCTAGTAAAGATTGTCAATGATAACTATCTTTATGCCAAAGTTGCCAAGTATGTGGACAATAAATCCACGCTGTCTGAAGATAAATTACCAGGTTTGATCGAATTGGTTGAGGATGAAGATAAAGCAAAGGAAATTGTCGAAGCTGCGAAAGCCTCAATGG GTCAAGATTTGTCCACTTATGACTTGTTAAATGTCAAGTTATTTGCCCAGAGGGTTATGGACCTTGCAGAGTATAGGAAAAAACTTTACGACTACCTGGTTGCAAAAATGAGTGATATTGCTCCTAATCTGGCTGCACTTATTGGAGAAGTTGTTGGTGCTCGTTTAATATCTCATGCTGGCAGTCTTACAAATTTGGCCAAATGCCCATCTTCTACTCTTCAGATCCTTGGTGCAGAGAAGGCACTTTTCAG GGCATTGAAAACCCGTGGTAATACACCAAAGTATGGCCTCATATTCCATTCTTCATTTATTGGCCGGGCATCTGCCCGTAACAAGGGTCGAATGGCTCGGTATCTTGCTAACAAGTGCTCAATTGCCTCTCGCATCGATTGTTTCTTAG ATAAAAATACCACTGCTTTTGGGGACAAGCTACGAGAGCAAGTTGAGGAGCGTCTTGACTTCTATGACAAGGGTGTTGCACCCCGCAAAAATATTGATGTTATGAAAGTTGCCATTGGAAATGTGGATAATGAAG AGGAGGATGTGAATGGTGCAACCACAAAGTCCTCGGCAAAAAAGAGCAAGAAAAAGAAATCCACCGAAATGGATGTGGATGAAGTTGCTGAGGCAGTGGACATCAATGGAACACCAACAAAGCCTTCAtcaaagaaaaacaaaaaaaataaatccAAAGAAATGGATGTGGATGAAATACCTGCAGAACCTTCAGCAAAAAAAAGCAAGAAAAAGAAATCCGAAGAAATGGATGTCGATGAAGCTCCTACTGAACCTTCTACTAAGAAAAGCAAAAAGACAAAATCCAAAACTGAATCTGTAGGCAATGGTGAAGAGAAACAAGCTGCTGTAACGAATGGAGATGGTACCGGGAAGAAGAAAAAGAGTAGAAAATCAGTCCAAGACTCTTGA